A single genomic interval of Rosistilla ulvae harbors:
- a CDS encoding HEAT repeat domain-containing protein yields MSDNSELIEFLIGPGVDPAESAQYIQSLHQAPVESIEMILRSLINNLEPIVADKPGVIDGLLRLLQSNLLRQPSEEAETLDSDLIVALYENLPKELGTRFLLLHALAIARGPEHLQALAELLVEDAPQNWIQVGLVLSPLFQHAGWDVDSMFPRVLDAIQNLAVAGGILDLANHLFRSGQTKRHRCVDRSDDLIPLLGALVAQLEQVEKNPKAFGDTPEQVNQVLSEAIALIVSVCDALALIGVDRAIPQLKLAMELSHRRIQTEAAGALARLEQEEGIDRLIELAAEPSARLRVLAYAEELGLEDKIDDQYQTAASRAESELALWLAQPGQMAVPPSRIELLDHRLQFWPGFDDPIDCFLFRFDYHFAQGDFSNLGIVGPMVHAFSADITHLPVEEAYAAFAGWQAEHEDIYVVGTEHWNAAQRRVADVSVKELEEKGYEAVTPEFLGFFLGEHAVVALASKDGAIGVCVYDGLELVWYPTSGRMRPLTAQDVWQIYMGRKILRTFNT; encoded by the coding sequence GTGTCCGATAACTCTGAACTTATCGAATTTCTGATCGGCCCTGGCGTCGACCCTGCCGAGTCGGCGCAGTATATCCAATCGCTGCACCAAGCGCCGGTCGAATCGATCGAGATGATCCTGCGATCGTTGATCAACAACCTGGAACCGATCGTCGCCGACAAACCGGGCGTGATCGATGGCCTGCTGCGGTTGTTGCAATCGAATCTGCTGCGTCAGCCGAGCGAAGAGGCGGAGACGCTCGATTCGGATCTGATCGTCGCCTTGTACGAGAACCTGCCCAAGGAATTGGGGACTCGTTTTTTGTTGCTGCACGCGTTGGCGATCGCTCGCGGGCCCGAGCATCTGCAAGCGTTGGCTGAACTGTTGGTCGAGGATGCTCCGCAGAACTGGATCCAAGTGGGTCTGGTCCTCAGCCCGCTGTTCCAACACGCTGGCTGGGATGTCGATTCGATGTTCCCTCGCGTTTTGGACGCGATTCAAAATCTCGCCGTCGCTGGCGGTATCTTGGATCTAGCAAACCATCTGTTTCGGTCGGGACAAACGAAGCGGCATCGATGCGTCGATCGCAGCGATGATCTGATCCCGTTGCTCGGAGCGTTGGTCGCTCAGTTGGAACAAGTCGAAAAGAATCCGAAGGCGTTTGGCGACACGCCCGAACAGGTCAATCAGGTTCTCAGCGAAGCGATCGCGCTGATCGTTTCGGTCTGCGACGCGTTGGCGTTGATCGGAGTTGATCGCGCGATTCCGCAATTGAAGCTGGCGATGGAGTTGTCGCATCGGCGAATCCAAACCGAAGCGGCTGGCGCATTGGCTCGGCTGGAACAAGAAGAAGGGATCGACCGGCTGATCGAATTGGCAGCCGAACCGTCGGCGCGACTCCGCGTGTTGGCTTATGCGGAAGAGTTGGGACTGGAAGATAAGATCGACGATCAGTATCAAACGGCTGCCAGTCGCGCTGAATCGGAACTTGCATTGTGGTTAGCTCAGCCTGGCCAGATGGCGGTCCCGCCGAGTCGCATCGAATTGTTGGATCATCGTTTGCAGTTCTGGCCCGGATTCGACGATCCGATCGACTGCTTCCTGTTCCGATTCGACTATCACTTCGCCCAAGGCGACTTCAGCAACCTAGGGATCGTCGGGCCGATGGTTCACGCTTTTTCAGCTGACATCACGCACTTGCCTGTCGAAGAGGCGTATGCCGCATTTGCCGGATGGCAAGCCGAACACGAAGACATCTACGTTGTGGGGACTGAGCATTGGAACGCGGCTCAACGGCGAGTCGCCGACGTGTCGGTGAAAGAACTGGAAGAGAAAGGCTACGAAGCGGTCACTCCCGAATTCCTCGGCTTCTTCCTCGGCGAACACGCTGTTGTCGCATTAGCTTCGAAAGACGGGGCGATCGGTGTCTGTGTCTACGATGGTCTTGAGTTGGTGTGGTATCCCACATCGGGGCGGATGCGTCCGCTGACCGCTCAGGATGTCTGGCAGATCTACATGGGCCGAAAGATCCTGCGGACCTTTAATACGTGA
- a CDS encoding SDR family oxidoreductase: MTEKKIAIVTGAGSGIGRHVAIALMENGYHVVLAGRNRETLDETAGLGPEGSASVIPCDVSDADSVGSLFAETVERLGRLDLLFNNAGINAPSVPMDELTIDQWQQVVDVNLTGVFLCTREAFRVMKNQTPQGGRIINNGSISAHVPRPQSIAYTATKHAVAGITKSTALDGRPHNIACGQIDIGNAATEMTRRMEQGVPQADGSLKAEPTMDVREIGRAVLYMASLPLDANVLNMTVMASAMPYVGRG; the protein is encoded by the coding sequence ATGACAGAGAAAAAGATCGCGATCGTGACGGGAGCCGGTTCGGGGATCGGACGCCACGTCGCCATCGCTTTGATGGAAAACGGATACCACGTCGTTCTGGCGGGACGCAATCGCGAGACGCTCGACGAGACAGCGGGCTTGGGGCCCGAAGGATCTGCGTCGGTAATCCCGTGCGATGTGTCCGACGCCGATTCGGTCGGCAGTCTGTTCGCCGAAACGGTCGAGCGACTTGGGCGATTAGATCTGTTGTTCAACAACGCCGGCATCAACGCTCCAAGCGTGCCGATGGATGAATTGACGATCGATCAATGGCAGCAGGTGGTCGACGTGAATCTGACAGGCGTGTTCTTGTGCACTCGGGAAGCGTTTCGCGTGATGAAAAATCAGACGCCTCAAGGAGGCCGGATCATCAACAACGGATCGATCTCGGCTCACGTTCCCCGTCCGCAATCGATCGCTTACACCGCGACAAAACATGCGGTGGCGGGGATCACAAAATCGACGGCCCTCGACGGTCGGCCGCACAACATCGCCTGTGGTCAGATCGATATCGGCAACGCGGCGACGGAGATGACACGCCGGATGGAACAGGGCGTTCCGCAAGCCGACGGAAGCCTGAAGGCCGAACCGACGATGGACGTCCGCGAGATCGGCCGAGCGGTTCTCTATATGGCCAGCCTTCCGCTGGACGCCAACGTCCTGAACATGACCGTCATGGCGTCGGCGATGCCGTACGTCGGCAGGGGCTAG
- a CDS encoding preprotein translocase subunit SecA gives MFSPLAQPLIALDRSEVQRQLSRADEAIRAELGFGLRANQFQVSEKLLTRSITELATGEGKTLAAVPAISLLARHSDGVLVCTANDYLAQRDANLLSPVFQRLGLSCGVVAAGVSGDDRRAAYRCDITYGTIREFGFDYLRDCLTQRQQPAADLLQRPPQTLLVDEADSLLIDEATSPLIISGSQAGAGPATEAAYRWAADASPVFEATRDYCVMPDTGLVALTAAGRARVYRQAMPPAMNPLAMTDVLHAIERAIYVNVHFHRDKHYLVRDGKIVIVDEYTGRTADGRSWSGGVQQAIEAREKLALTNETRPIAQVTVQDFVQRFPKLSGMTGTAIESRREFQTVYGLQVAKVASHSPSQRQTLPEIVCRNQTEKWDAVAGETQQMLRAGRAVLIGTRTVEQSQRLADRLRRDGIESEVLNATNPEREAEIIAAAGQSGRVTVATNMAGRGTDIRLADSVRDGGGLHVIGTELHSAARIDRQLAGRSGRCGDPGSYRQFMAADDEILHAAFGTTRSAAIADQAASANMNANLFRKAQKFVQARGVEDRSALAARNQQLATMYRSLGLDPVLDRFAANSPELENA, from the coding sequence GTGTTCTCTCCGTTGGCTCAGCCGTTGATCGCGCTCGACCGCAGCGAAGTGCAGCGCCAGCTGAGTCGAGCGGATGAGGCGATCCGAGCGGAGTTGGGATTTGGTTTGCGAGCCAACCAGTTCCAGGTCAGCGAAAAATTGTTGACCCGTTCGATCACCGAACTGGCGACCGGCGAAGGGAAGACGCTGGCAGCGGTCCCGGCGATCTCGCTGCTGGCAAGACACAGCGATGGCGTGCTGGTCTGCACGGCGAACGACTATCTGGCGCAGCGCGATGCGAATCTGTTGAGTCCCGTTTTTCAGCGGTTGGGCCTTTCCTGCGGCGTCGTCGCCGCCGGCGTCAGCGGTGACGATCGCCGTGCCGCCTACCGATGCGACATCACCTACGGCACGATCCGAGAATTCGGCTTCGACTACCTTCGCGACTGCCTTACGCAGCGTCAGCAGCCCGCGGCCGATCTGCTGCAGCGGCCTCCGCAAACGCTGCTGGTCGATGAAGCGGACAGCTTGTTGATCGATGAAGCGACGTCGCCGTTGATCATCAGCGGATCGCAAGCCGGCGCGGGACCCGCCACGGAAGCTGCCTACCGCTGGGCCGCCGACGCATCTCCAGTCTTCGAAGCGACTCGCGATTACTGCGTGATGCCCGACACTGGATTGGTTGCGTTGACAGCGGCAGGCCGCGCTCGAGTCTATCGGCAAGCGATGCCGCCGGCGATGAATCCGCTGGCGATGACCGACGTCTTGCATGCGATCGAACGTGCGATTTATGTAAACGTTCACTTCCACCGCGACAAGCACTACCTGGTCCGTGATGGAAAGATCGTGATCGTCGATGAATACACCGGTCGAACGGCAGACGGGCGTTCTTGGAGCGGCGGAGTGCAGCAGGCGATCGAAGCACGCGAGAAGTTGGCTTTGACGAACGAGACTCGGCCGATCGCTCAGGTGACGGTTCAGGACTTTGTGCAGCGGTTCCCCAAATTGAGTGGCATGACGGGAACGGCGATCGAATCGCGTCGCGAGTTCCAGACAGTCTATGGATTACAGGTCGCGAAAGTTGCCTCGCACTCTCCTTCGCAGCGCCAGACGCTGCCGGAGATCGTTTGCCGCAACCAAACGGAGAAGTGGGACGCGGTGGCCGGCGAGACGCAGCAGATGTTGCGAGCCGGCCGAGCGGTGCTGATCGGAACGCGAACGGTCGAGCAGTCGCAGCGATTGGCCGATCGGCTGCGACGCGACGGCATCGAATCGGAAGTGCTCAATGCGACCAACCCCGAACGCGAAGCCGAGATCATCGCCGCGGCGGGGCAATCTGGACGCGTGACGGTGGCGACGAACATGGCGGGGCGCGGAACCGATATCCGGCTGGCCGATTCGGTCCGCGATGGCGGCGGTCTGCACGTGATCGGTACCGAATTGCACTCCGCCGCGCGGATCGATCGCCAATTGGCGGGCCGCAGTGGGCGCTGTGGCGATCCAGGATCGTACCGGCAGTTCATGGCGGCCGACGACGAAATCCTGCACGCTGCGTTTGGAACGACGCGGTCTGCGGCGATCGCCGATCAGGCGGCGTCTGCTAATATGAACGCAAACCTCTTTCGCAAAGCTCAGAAATTTGTCCAAGCTCGCGGCGTGGAAGATCGCAGCGCGTTGGCCGCTCGTAATCAACAACTGGCGACGATGTACCGATCGCTGGGACTCGATCCGGTCTTGGATCGGTTCGCCGCCAATTCACCCGAATTGGAAAACGCGTGA
- a CDS encoding UxaA family hydrolase, with amino-acid sequence MNKVSFVQLSPSDNVVVAISELAPGHILEVGGESVATVNRIPAGHKVAVRAIKQGEAVYKFGSQIGSATADIAAGEHVHSHNLQHKHDVITEVPSTDPPAAPAKLERTFEGYVRPSGRVGTRNYIAVISTVNCSASVSQFVARRFEGDALADYPNVDGVFAVTHETGCGMGYATLRHEMLSRVLVGAARHPNVAACVLIGLGCEQGSMGYLFEKHGIVPLHAPDGEKLTRDKGDAIPVLTMQDEGGTRKTIERAVQIVKDLLPVVNANRRETVSASELSVGLECGGSDGYSGITANPAVGCAADRIVASGGTAMLAETSEIYGAEHLLVQRSRSPEVALALIERIEWWKEYVGMFGLELDNNPSVGNKAGGLTTIAEKSLGAVAKAGSTALEAVYQYAEQVHQRGLVVMDTPGFDPASVTGMVAGGANMILFTTGRGSCFGCKPTPSIKIATNTAMYDRMIEDMDLNAGTVVEGSTVDQVGEEIYNKILAVASGEKTKSELAGIGDYEFIPWTVGPTL; translated from the coding sequence ATGAACAAAGTATCTTTCGTACAACTCAGCCCCAGCGACAATGTCGTCGTTGCGATTTCGGAACTTGCCCCTGGCCACATCCTCGAAGTGGGGGGCGAATCGGTTGCAACGGTTAACCGGATTCCGGCGGGGCACAAAGTTGCCGTCCGCGCGATCAAGCAGGGCGAAGCTGTCTATAAGTTTGGTTCGCAGATTGGGAGTGCGACAGCGGATATCGCCGCGGGCGAGCACGTTCATTCGCACAACTTGCAGCACAAGCACGATGTGATCACCGAGGTGCCATCGACCGATCCCCCCGCCGCACCGGCGAAGTTGGAGCGGACGTTCGAGGGTTACGTCCGTCCTTCGGGACGCGTCGGCACGCGGAACTACATCGCGGTGATCTCGACAGTCAACTGTTCCGCTTCGGTCTCGCAGTTTGTCGCTCGACGTTTCGAAGGAGACGCGTTGGCCGATTATCCCAACGTCGACGGCGTCTTTGCGGTCACGCACGAGACGGGGTGCGGAATGGGCTACGCGACGCTTCGTCACGAGATGCTCAGTCGCGTGTTGGTCGGTGCCGCGCGGCATCCCAACGTCGCCGCCTGTGTCTTGATCGGACTCGGTTGCGAACAGGGATCGATGGGCTATCTGTTCGAAAAGCATGGCATCGTTCCGCTGCATGCTCCCGACGGCGAAAAACTGACGCGCGACAAAGGCGATGCGATCCCTGTGCTGACGATGCAGGACGAAGGTGGCACGCGAAAGACGATCGAACGCGCGGTCCAGATCGTCAAGGATCTGTTGCCCGTCGTGAACGCCAACCGCCGCGAAACGGTTTCGGCCAGCGAATTGAGTGTCGGTTTAGAGTGTGGTGGTTCGGATGGTTATTCGGGAATCACCGCCAATCCGGCCGTTGGTTGTGCGGCCGACCGAATCGTTGCCAGCGGCGGGACGGCGATGCTGGCTGAGACGAGTGAGATCTATGGTGCAGAGCACTTGTTGGTGCAGCGGTCGCGCAGTCCCGAAGTTGCGTTGGCGTTGATCGAACGGATCGAATGGTGGAAGGAATACGTCGGCATGTTCGGCCTGGAATTGGATAACAATCCTTCGGTCGGCAACAAGGCGGGCGGGCTGACAACGATCGCGGAGAAGTCGTTGGGAGCGGTTGCCAAAGCGGGCTCGACGGCGCTCGAAGCTGTCTATCAATACGCCGAACAGGTTCACCAAAGGGGCTTGGTCGTGATGGACACTCCCGGTTTTGATCCGGCCAGCGTGACCGGGATGGTCGCCGGCGGAGCGAACATGATCCTGTTCACCACTGGCCGCGGCAGCTGTTTCGGTTGCAAGCCGACGCCCTCGATCAAGATCGCTACCAATACCGCGATGTACGACCGGATGATCGAAGATATGGATCTCAATGCCGGCACCGTCGTCGAAGGATCGACTGTCGATCAGGTCGGGGAAGAGATCTACAACAAGATCCTGGCGGTCGCCAGCGGCGAAAAAACGAAAAGCGAATTGGCTGGGATCGGCGATTACGAGTTCATCCCTTGGACCGTCGGCCCGACGCTGTAG